A genomic window from Sorex araneus isolate mSorAra2 chromosome 2, mSorAra2.pri, whole genome shotgun sequence includes:
- the LOC101538063 gene encoding pre-mRNA-splicing factor SLU7-like — MVRAAVLKMKDPKQIIRDMEKWDGTELNLARQPRFPETVLRDKREKLPETFDHVLRFHEKENPDVQDIPLPHAQPPSILMRTSAYRCPSLCFLLSDTVSHACFREKASQTPSRATVSSCLTDVWSTEHLQGNQSGSVTLDAFTIDRDSKQEESEAAPRSASKEMSLEEPKKMTRKDLRKKKELEEQRKLGNAPAEVDEEGKDINPHIPQYISSVPWYIDPSKRPTLKHQRPQPEKRKPYSSSGEWYKSGVKENSMMTKYRKGACENCGAMTHQKKDCCERPRRVGAKFTGTNLAPDEHIQPQLMFDYDGKRDRWNGYDPEEHRKTVEEYAKVDLAKRKLKVQKLQEELGSGKLVQQADSPRHRWGEEEPDFQAGKDHSSEEEDEDKYADDIDMPGQNLDSKRRITVRNLRIREDIAKYLRNLDPNSAYYDPKTRAMRENPYSNAGKNLDEVSYAGDNFLRYTGDSVTMAQTQLFAWEASDQASEVHLQADPTKLELLYKSFKAKKEDFKEQKKVSILEKYGGQEHLDAPPAELLLGQTEDYVEYSRHGTVIHGQKRVVTCSRYEEDVKIHNHTHTWGSYWKDGRWGYKCCHSFLKYSYCTGEAGKEVAHSEEYIPNDATAELVKKPPTLMEIHLETLKEEKKKRKTHRKSSSDSGDEEKKHKTLKKALNATEARLLHVKEITQIHERKRPYNCIYETKAPTEEEMEGYRMKRQRPDDPMASFFGQ, encoded by the exons ATGGTACGAGCTGCAGTTTTGAAGATGAAGGATCCTAAACAGATTATCCGGGACATGGAGAAATGGGATGGAACAGAACTGAACCTGGCACGACAACCACGCTTCCCTGAGACGGTGCTGAGAGATAAGCGTGAAAAACTGCCAGAAACCTTTGACCATGTTCTTCGGTTCCATGAAAAAGAGAATCCAGAT GTCCAGGACATCCCCCTGCCCCATGCCCAGCCGCCCTCCATCCTCATGAGGACGTCAGCCTACAGATGCCCGTCTCTGTGCTTCCTCCTCTCAGACACCGTGTCCCACGCCTGTTTCCGGGAGAAAGCCTCCCAGACCCCCTCCCGGGCCACCGTCTCCTCATGCCTCACAGATGTTTGGTCGACAG AACATCTGCAGGGGAACCAGAGTGGCTCGGTCACATTGGACGCGTTCACCATCGACAGGGACAGTAAACAGGAGGAATCCGAGGCTGCTCCACGGTCAGCATCCAAAGAAATGAGTCTGGAGGAACCAAAGAAAATGACCAGAAAGGacctgagaaagaaaaaggagctgGAAGAACAACGGAAGCTGGGAAACGCTCCTGCCGAAGTTGATGAAGAAGGAAAAGACATCAACCCTCATATTCCTCAGTACATATCTTCAGTGCCGTGGTACATCGATCCATCCAAAAGACCTACTTTAAAGCACCAGAGACCACAGCCAGAGAAACGGAAGCCGTATAGCTCATCCGGAGAATGGTACAAGAGTGGCGTAAAAGAGAATTCCATGATGACCAAATACCGCAAAGGAGCGTGTGAAAACTGTGGGGCCATGACACACCAGAAGAAAGACTGCTGTGAGAGACCAAGGCGAGTCGGAGCAAAATTTACAGGGACTAATCTAGCTCCGGATGAACATATTCAGCCTCAGTTGATGTTCGATTATGATGGAAAGCGGGATCGCTGGAATGGCTACGATCCAGAGGAACACAGGAAAACTGTAGAAGAATATGCCAAAGTGGATCTAGCAAAGCGAAAACTCAAAGTCcaaaaactccaagaagaattAGGCTCGGGAAAATTAGTGCAACAGGCTGATTCTCCAAGACACCGGTGGGGAGAAGAGGAACCAGACTTTCAGGCAGGAAAGGACCATAGCAgtgaagaggaggatgaagataAATATGCAGATGACATTGACATGCCTGGACAGAACTTGGACTCCAAGAGGCGGATCACTGTCCGGAATCTCAGGATTCGAGAAGATATTGCAAAATATTTGCGGAACTTAGATCCAAATTCTGCCTACTATGATCCCAAAACCAGAGCAATGAGAGAGAATCCCTATTCCAATGCAGGAAAGAATTTGGACGAAGTGAGCTATGCGGGCGATAACTTCCTTAGATACACGGGTGACTCCGTTACCATGGCTCAGACACAATTGTTCGCTTGGGAGGCCTCTGACCAAGCATCAGAAGTGCATCTGCAAGCGGATCCTACGAAACTCGAACTGTTGTATAAGTCCTTCAAAGCCAAaaaagaagacttcaaagagCAGAAGAAAGTAAGCATCTTAGAGAAGTATGGTGGCCAGGAACACCTGGATGCCCCTCCAGCAGAACTGCTCTTAGGTCAAACCGAAGACTACGTAGAATACTCCAGACATGGGACTGTCATCCATGGGCAGAAACGGGTTGTCACCTGCTCCAGGTATGAGGAGGATGTGAAGATCCACAACCACACTCATACTTGGGGATCTTACTGGAAAGATGGCAGATGGGGATACAAGTGTTGCCACTCCTTTCTCAAGTATTCCTACTGCACTGGAGAGGCCGGGAAGGAGGTTGCTCATTCAGAGGAATATATTCCAAATGATGCAACTGCAGAATTGgtgaaaaagcctccaaccctTATGGAGATACATCTGGAGACactcaaagaagagaaaaagaagaggaagacacATCGAAAGAGTAGTTCAGACAGTGgtgatgaagaaaagaaacacaaaacactGAAGAAGGCTCTGAATGCCACGGAGGCCCGCCTTCTTCATGTCAAAGAGATCACGCAGATCCATGAGAGGAAGCGGCCGTACAATTGTATCTATGAAACCAAGGCGCccacagaggaagaaatggagggctATAGAATGAAACGCCAGAGGCCAGACGACCCTATGGCCTCCTTCTTTGGACAGTAG
- the LOC129401701 gene encoding pre-mRNA-splicing factor SLU7-like, whose protein sequence is MPWRGQKQLKGNQSGSVTLDAFTNDRDSKQEESEAAPRSASKEMSLEEPKKMTRKDLRKKKELEEQRKLGNAPAEVDEEGKDINPHIPQYISSVPWYIDPSKRPTLKHQRPQPEKRKPYSSSGEWYKRGVKENSMTTKYRKGACENCGAMTHQKKDCCERPRRVGAKFTGTNLAPDEHIQPQLMFDYDGKRDRWNGYDPEEHQKTVEEYAKVDLAKRTLKVQKLQEELQSGKFVQQADSPRHRWGEEEPDFQAGKDHSSEEEDEDKYADDIEMPGQNLDSKRRITVRNLRIREDIAKYLRNLDPNSAYYDPKTRAMRENPYSNAGKNLDEVSYAGDNFLRYTGDSVTMAQTQLFAWEASDQASEVHLQADPTKLELLYKSFKAKKEDFKEQKKASILEKYGGQEHLDAPPAELLLGQTEDYVEYSRHGIIIHGQKRVDARSRYEEDVKIHNHTHTWGSYWKDGRWGYKCCHSFLKYSYCTGEAGKEVAHSEEYIPNDATEEELVKKPPTLMEIHLETLKEEKKKKKTHGKSSSDSGNEGKKHKTLRKALNATEARLLHVKEITQIHERKRPYNCIYETRAPTEEEMEGYRMKRQRPDDPMASFFGQ, encoded by the exons ATGCCCTGGCGAGGACAGAAGCAGCTGAAG GGGAACCAGAGTGGCTCGGTCACATTGGACGCGTTCACCAACGACAGGGACAGTAAGCAGGAGGAATCCGAGGCTGCTCCACGGTCAGCATCCAAAGAAATGAGTCTGGAGGAACCAAAGAAAATGACGCGAAAGGAcctgagaaagaagaaggagctgGAAGAACAACGGAAACTGGGAAATGCTCCTGCCGAAGTTGATGAAGAAGGAAAAGACATCAACCCTCATATTCCTCAGTACATATCTTCAGTGCCGTGGTACATCGATCCATCCAAAAGACCTACTTTAAAGCACCAGAGACCACAGCCAGAGAAACGGAAGCCGTATAGCTCATCCGGAGAATGGTACAAGAGGGGCGTAAAAGAGAATTCCATGACGACCAAATACCGCAAGGGAGCGTGTGAAAACTGTGGGGCCATGACACACCAGAAGAAAGACTGCTGTGAGAGACCGAGGCGAGTCGGAGCAAAATTTACAGGGACTAATCTAGCTCCGGATGAACATATTCAGCCTCAGTTGATGTTCGATTATGATGGAAAGCGGGATCGCTGGAATGGCTACGATCCAGAGGAACACCAGAAAACTGTAGAAGAATATGCCAAAGTGGATCTAGCAAAGCGAACACTCAAAGTCcaaaaactccaagaagaattACAATCCGGAAAATTCGTGCAACAGGCTGATTCTCCAAGACACCGGTGGGGAGAAGAGGAACCAGACTTTCAGGCGGGAAAGGACCATAGCAgtgaagaggaggatgaagataAATATGCAGATGACATTGAGATGCCTGGACAGAACTTGGACTCCAAGAGGCGGATCACTGTCCGGAATCTCAGGATTCGAGAAGATATTGCAAAATATTTGCGGAACTTAGATCCAAATTCTGCCTACTATGATCCCAAAACCAGAGCAATGAGAGAGAATCCCTATTCCAATGCAGGAAAGAATTTGGACGAAGTGAGCTATGCGGGCGATAACTTCCTTAGATACACGGGTGACTCCGTTACCATGGCTCAGACACAATTGTTCGCTTGGGAGGCCTCTGACCAAGCATCAGAAGTGCATCTGCAAGCGGATCCTACGAAACTCGAACTGTTGTATAAGTCCTTCAAAGCCAAaaaagaagacttcaaagagCAGAAGAAAGCAAGCATCTTAGAGAAGTATGGTGGCCAGGAACACCTGGATGCCCCTCCAGCAGAACTGCTCTTAGGTCAAACTGAAGACTACGTAGAATACTCCAGACATGGAATCATCATCCACGGGCAGAAACGGGTTGACGCCCGCTCCAGGTATGAGGAGGATGTGAAGATCCACAACCACACTCATACTTGGGGATCTTACTGGAAAGATGGCAGATGGGGATACAAGTGTTGCCACTCCTTTCTCAAGTATTCCTACTGCACTGGAGAGGCCGGGAAGGAGGTTGCTCATTCAGAGGAATATATTCCAAATGATGCAACTGAAGAAGAGTTGgtgaaaaagcctccaaccctTATGGAGATACATCTGGAGACactcaaagaagagaaaaagaagaagaagacacatGGAAAAAGTAGTTCAGACAGTGGTAATGaaggaaagaaacacaaaacacTGAGGAAGGCTCTGAATGCCACAGAGGCCCGCCTTCTTCACGTCAAGGAGATCACGCAGATCCATGAGAGGAAGCGGCCGTACAATTGTATCTATGAAACCCGGGCGCccacagaggaagaaatggagggctACAGAATGAAACGCCAGAGGCCAGACGACCCTATGGCCTCCTTCTTTGGACAGTAG